AACACGTGAATAGACTCAGAGTATGGCTCAAGAGGCCTATACCTGGACACAGAGGGGGGCAGCAGCAACTTTTTGGATAACTGCGAAAGTCAggacttgaactcaagaccttaggctctgataccatgttaagcttcatgcactagccaacgcaaccaaaagtccgaactgatggaaaTGGCTAGGCAATCCACATATACACTTCAACAATAATAATGTAATAACcgttaagcttcatgcactagccaacgcaaccaaaagtccgaactgatggaaaTGGCTAGGCAATCCACATATACACTTCAACAATAATAATGTAATAACcgttaagcttcatgcactagccaacgcaaccaaaagtccgaactgatggaaaGGGCTAGGCAATCCACATACACACTTCAATACCCCTCTCACGTGTGACGCGGAAAGTCAACACGTGGATAGGCTCAGAGGTATGGCTCAAGACGCCTATACGTGGCCAAACGGGGGCAGCAGCAATCTTTGGATAAATTGCGAAAGCCAAGACTTGAACTCAAAACCTTGCTCCGATACcatgttaagcttcatgcactagcgAACGCAACaaaaagtccgaactgatggaaaGGGCTAGGCAATCCACGTACGCACTTCAACAATAACACCAAATCTGCTGACTGAGTCACCGGGGTGCTATTTTTTCTAACCAGTTCACTGGAACTTTGAGTTTTCTGGTAACACATGCTAGTTTTTTTTTGTGCTACATACTGTTCTCATAAGGAGATAAAGGGCCAGAATTATAGTTGAAATGTATGTTCATGTATCACTTATCATCATCTCAAAAATCTCAAATCATTTCTAGGCAACATATGGAGTTAGCAAACACTGTGTTCTAATTTCTGAAGGTTCTTGTGAATATCTAGAGCTGACAGAGGATTGCATATTTAATTTAAGAGCTTCTTTAGAACATCTAGAGTTGACTGAGTCTTTTTGAAAGATGATTTTGAATTTGTAAAGCTCTCTTCACTTCACTGTAAAACTATGCATATTTGATTTTGCACTAACACAAAAGTTATATATAAATGGTTGGCTCTGTTTATTTTTGTACTTCTGTTTCTGATGATTCTGATGTGCAATTTCCAAGTATATGGAATGGGAATCGATTAGAACCCCATTAAAATAAATATAAAATGTTACATTTAGGTTTTTAATTTTCTAATTTTACATCTTGCTGTAAATAGTAATTTTTGTTATGTGTTCTAGTTACGAATATTTTGTTCACTCTGCATTTGATTTCTAACTTCTACTTCTGTTATCAAACTTCATACAGATCCATTGTTTGCAATTTCTCATCTGTGAGCTTGTATCTGGTGGTAATCTGAGAAAACCTGGAGGGCTATTTGGGAATAGTAGCTCTGGAATACCTGTGGAAGATCTTAAACAGCTAGAGACGTTTTTCTACAAGCTCAGTTTTTTCTTGCATATTTTGGACTTTACAGGTACCTCTGCGGTCTCAAGATAAGGAATAACAATTCTCATATGCATGCACTTGCTGGTTGCTGCTGTATGTGCATTTCTTGCGCTCAATACCTAATCTATTTTTAATCATCTATGTTGTACTCATGGGGAAATGCATTCAGTTTATTCTAATTCGTTCTATTATTAAAGAGTGCCAATCTAAATTCGGAAAGTTTGTATTTAGTATTTTCAACTTTATTTTCCTTTGGATAATGTAATTAActgtcaacttttgtggacacATGCAGCAACGATTGGTACACTAACTGATCTTGGAtttctttggtttcgagagttcTACCTGGAATCTTCCCGTGTTATCCAGGTGCATCATTTCACATTGCTTAGTGAAGTACAATGAAATTCAAGATGATAACAACTATTAATAAGAATTTAGATATAGCTTTGAAGTGTCCTGGTGTTAGGATTGCCACATCAAATCTCTTTAAGTGGCAAGTTTATCAttcctttttgtttctttttcatTGTTTACACCCAAATTAGTTCTGCAAGTTATGTTTGTTTCATGACCAGAATTCTAATTTAATTTGGACATATGTAACTTGGAGAAGCATGGTGAATACTCAACATATGCAAAGAGTCGAGGACACTTAATGTAGGATATCGTATGATACACTTGTAACTGTGTTATTTGAGATCACACATATAAGATTCATTACAAATGAGGTAGCAATGCATTGATCTTTGTTCATAaattctactccctccattccataatTTTTGTCATGGTTTAAGTTCAAATTGAACTAAAAAGACGACAAGacttatggaacggagggagtactaattaCAGGATTGAAGAgttttaggggggggggggggggggttggttgGTTAGGCTTAACTTTGGCTTTTAGATTTTGGCTTACAAGCTAAAAGATGACCTATTCGCAAAAAAAAGCTAAAAGATCACCTATTTATGTGCTTTTGTCTTTGTCTTTTGGCTCTTGACTGTGCTGTGTTCTTCGTGCTCTAGTTTGCCTTCTGAGGATAATACTATCCTGTCTGTCGGGAAATACTATGAAAGCGTTTCGGTCCATATTAACTCTACATACTAAATCATGTTTAACTAGTTGCAGCTAGCCGAGTTGCCACTCCACAATTTTATTTATACAGCTTATGGTCATGCACTGTTTATACTAACTTTGGTGTTGATGACAGTTTCCAATCGAATGTTCCCTCCCTTGGATGCTGGTGGATCATGTCATTGAATCTCAAGATGCTGGCCTTCTTGAAAGCATTTTGATACCACTTGACCTCTACAATGACTCTGCTCAACATGCACTAACTTATCTCAAACAGAGATTTCTCTATGACGAAATTGAAGCTGAGGTGAGCAATTACAATTATGGCGTTAGCCCTTTTTCAGTTTGCGTTGCTATGCCGAGTGTTGGTTGTTTTTCATCTCTTGACTGAATATCAGCGTCTTCAACTCCTGTCATTGCATTCATGCTTTTTGATGGAGGGTAGAGGAGCTGAAGAATCTGTGCTGTTTTACCCCTTTGTTTAATAACCATTTGAAGACGGTTTCAAATTTCTGCTATCACATCTTGTCCCTTCTCATTGCTCTCTTCCTCCCTTCTCACAACATCTATCTATAAAAAAGTCTACTAAGGCAAACTCATGATTCTTATATGGTGCTGTTATCTATACTGGATTACGTGCTAATATTTTATATGGTGTTATGAACATGTTTGCTTATGTTGCCAGCCATTTGAGATATTCTCATTTACCACAAGGATTTCTTGTCTTTTACCAGTCTATTCACAAGTGCACTGTCATTCTTACAAAGTTTGTGGAATGAGCTAAATTGGTTATATGTTGTTCTCGTTATCACTTGCTGGTGTAACTATTTGGACACACATTGTGTAATTATGTCATGTCCATTCCTCAGAAACAACTATAGTGTTTCTACTGCATTTTAATTTTCAGTAATTTTACTGCGAAAATACCAAAGGTGAATATGGTTCCACGCGCACACACATGAATAGTAAAACGAAAAAAgtaggaaaaaataaaaaaatctaaaATCTTGAGGTATCAAACTTGGTTGACTGGTCTACTCACACGTGAATTTTTGTGAAGAAATGACACATGGTATTCTCAGCGAAGAAAACGAAATCGGATCTTACTGTTACTTCAAACAGCAATATTTTTTATAGCATTGATTTTGACTTTTTTGCCTAGAATACCACGGATGCCATTTCTTCGTGAAAATTCACGTGTGAGTAGGTCAGTCGACCAAGTTTGATACCctaaaatttcagaatttttagatTTCTTCTAGTTTTTTCTCTTCTGATTTTACTGTTCATAACCGGTGCACATGGAACTATGTTCCAAAAATTCCTGTCCATCATTGCTTCAAATTATAAAATCACTGCATGCATGAGTGTatgttcgccattggtgtaatACCAGAGCCCATTTCGGTTCATCTTCGAGCTGCTTGCTTATACAGTTATGAACTCTGGGAAATTGACATGTTTAGGCAAAAGGTTGTTGCTATGGGCTGGAAGTTCCTGAAACATTATAATTAATCTTCCTGTTTTGCATTTGTAAGCATCTTACTGGTGTTTCTTTTGCACTGATTTGCAGGTCGATCTTTCCTTTGATCTTCTTGTCCAGAAGCTTAATGAGGTCATCTTTACATATTATAAGAGTTGTGCAGCAAGGTATGAACCTTCTCTTTTCAGTTTTACCTGTGCACTGATTTACCTGGAATGCTTTTTTTGTCTGCGCTGATCCATCTCCCTCCCTCATATGCAGTACTCTTCTTGATAGTTCATTTACCTATGCATGTGATGATGGTGAGAAGTACTTTGTCAAACCCTTGAGATTTGATGCAATTTTCAAGCTAAGAAGAGTCATGGTAAGGTTTTTTTTGATATGGTTTATGTTGAGGCTTTTCGGTATCTATTGATCAATAGCAGCTGTTCATGTAATCATTAGCATTTATGAACCACATACCTTTCTTTCCGTCTTCTAAATGTTGGATCCTTGATTTCAAGTCAGTTAATTAGAACAGTTTTTAATACTAACAAACTGTGCAGAAATATACTTTTCTACATTTTGAGAGCCACATCAATATCTCCTTGTTTTCAAGTTTGTGTTTTACACTGGTAGTATACACTCATGAGAGAAACTGCACATACAATATGGGTACTAGTGCCAAGGGTGCTGTGTTAAATGCCATACGGAGTTTTTTGTTTTATCATATTTGGTACGCCTGCCACACTATCTATATTGTGATTTCTTGAATTTGCATGCACAATCAAGATTTGGTGGGGTTACCTTTCAATTACCCTTTACAGCTGTGCTTTCAGCTTCTAAACTAGCATTTGGTGTTTGATTTTTGGTTCGTCCTTTGACTTTGAGACATGAACGCAAAACCATCTGGTTTCATGCTCAGTTCATCTGCCTACATGTCAATCTCTATTCATTTCAGGCTACTATCCATACCAAATCTTTCTTTACTGTGTTCCAGTGTTGCTGAAACAATTCATTTCACGTCTCAGATCTTAGGGAGGACAATTGACTTAAGAAGTCTAATTACTCAGAGAATGAACAAACTGTTCCGAGAAAATATCGATTTCCTACTGGAGCGCTTCGAATATGGAGATCTATGCGGTGTTGTAGTAAGATTCTTTTATCTTTATGTTCAGACAATCTATCATGTGTTCAATTATATTTTCTTAAGCAATTTACATGTTTATTCTGGCCAATCACTGTTTGGAACTTTGGCTTGTTTGTCTTCTCAATTAGGAACTACAACAACTACTGGATATTTTGGAGCTTACACATCAGTCAATATCAAGATTTCTTGAACTGGATTCTTACTCTCTTATGATTAGTGAAATGCAAGAGAACCTTTCACTGGTTTCTTATTCGAGTCGCATCTCTTCTCAGGTTTGGGCCTGTCCTTCCATGCTTATTCTGATGTGTAATATGACTTAGTAATGAGATTGAATCTCAATATGCCTGGTAGTCATGATCTGTATTTCCTTTTCTTGTATTAGCTTGTTCTTTCTCTGGTTGGGGAATTCACTAGTTTCTATTGTGTAATCTTCGTCTGTGCAACTGGTGAACAATGTATTATTGCGGGCAGTTGCACATGAAAGACAAAACCTTTATGCTTTTGCTGGGAAGTCACAGTATCAGCAGTGATGCTACAATATGATATATTGATATGCATCTCTATGTCTATTCCTGCAAAAAACCGCTTGTTCATTTATCCAGTTAAAATTTTATCTAAATTTGACAAATTTTCTGATCGACCCAGATATGGAATGAGATGCAAACAGATTTCTTGCCCAATTTCATCCTGTGTAATACTACACAACGGTTTGTGAGGTCATTAAAAGGAGCTCATCACTCTTCTCAGAGATCAGATGCTTCTACTGGGAAACCTTACTTCTACTGTGGATCGCATGTAAGCACCTGCTATTAATCTGCCACGTGCGATTCCCAGTACTTGTTACTGAATATGCCACTTGTCATTTCCAGTATTTTTTACTTATGAATATGCAAGTGCTACACATAGTTAAATCTTGGAGTTATATAACATGAAGTTCTGATGGAAAAATGAAAGCATCATGGACTAATGAGCAACTCTGGAAGTAAGGCAGATTTAAAGTTACTAGCGGATACCCCATGCGTTGCTGCAGAAATTGGTTGATAAAAATTTGGGTTGGTAACATGAGAACAAAAAATTTAAATACATAGGAGTTATTATATTTTATTATGTATGATTGTAACAATATTTGTTGAATATAAATAGAATAATTTGATGGAAAATATTTTCCCATGCATGGTTAAATGTTAAATGTTGTGGTGGGTCTTTTCCCATGCATGATTGCATGTTGAAGTGGGCCTTATCCCATTCATAGTTGTATGGTGAGGTGGCATACTTGCATGTTGAGATAAATAAGTTAGTGGGGATGACTCTCTTAGATATATAGGATTTGGATAGCTGGGATGTTGGTATATATGACAGTACAATTTGCAAGATATGACATCATTGCATCTCATACTTCATGATGTTTTCCTTTTCACTCATCCAAAATGGGTTACCATGTTTACCTCAACATGATATCCACCAGAGACCTTATTCTCTATTGCTGCACTCTCATTGTCTTTGTAGGATTTGACAATGGCATACCAGGGTCTTGCTGGTCTGTACCGTGACTTCTTTGGGATCCCTCACATGTTTGCAGTTGTTAAACTTCTTGGTTCCAGATCATTACCTGGTATTATCCGTGCTTTACTGGATCATATATCAAGTAAGGTGAGTGTATAACTGTTAGCTAACTTTAAGGTAACATGTCCTCAAGGCACAGTATCCTAATAAGCCAAAGTAAAATTACTGTATAGAAATATGCTTGAGTGCTTGGCTGCGTCTCTGATAACTGAAATACTAGGAAGGCAGACCTAGGAGACAACATGAAGTTTactaagtactccctccgttccatattagttttcgctcaaatggatgtatctactGAAATACGTCTGCTAGATACATCCGTTTCAGCGACAACtaatatggaacggagggagtactatttttcTGGACTTGATACTAAGTGACTAATAATTTGCTCTTCCTGTTCAGATAACAGCTATGGTGCCAAAAGTAACAGGATTGCAAGAAGCACTGCCAAAGTCTATTGGACTTCTTTCGTTTGATGGTGGTATAGCAGGTAACATGTTAGCtggtggcaatcagagttccaAATCCCAACAGGAATGGGCTCCCATGATGGCTTTCTGCAAATACCTGCATGAAACATAACATAGTGGGTGCTGCATAATTTATGTACAGTTGCCCAATCTGTTCTGCTTGAGCTTATCTTACGAGGAAAACTAAGTTTCTGTAGAAGTTCCATTTTAGATGATGTACTTATCGTATCTCCTAAAGAACAGAGGACTACATAAGCGAACAGAGGACTACCTAAACAGCATAGTTTTTCGTGCTGCTAATTTGGTACATTGTCAGTGTGGTTCTAAAGTGGCAGAATCAAATTCTAACTGATAAGTCCATATTGTTTTCTTTAGCATTGGATGACTCTGGACCATACAAGTTTTGGCAGGTTCCTTAATTAGTCAAACTCTTTTTATTTATGAATAGCATGCTGCATGTATTGTAGGCTGCCAGAAGATAATTCATGAAATATTGACATGGGAAGCGAAATCAGATGTGAAAGTTGAAGTTCTTCATGATCTTAAGGAAATTGGAAGTGCTTTGTATTGGATGAGCCTTCTGGACATTGTTTTGGTGAGCTTATTTCCATAggcattttttttaaattttccaTGATTGTCAAATTGTAAGTTTACTATTCTGCGTTATGCTTTCATTGTCCTGCTTGAGCTTTTACACTGCCTATACATGTTAATATTCTTTGTCCATTCCACTATCTGTTAAGTTGTTTGGTTTATATAAACACATCGGTCTGCATTCTTTCTATTGTAAGCAGATGTCATTCAGTTGTGGTTATTTTTTTGTCACTTTTTCTGTCCCGCCTGTTTTATAATGTTGTAAAATATTCCATTTATCTTACTGGTCCATATTTGTTTCTCCAACAGAGACAAATCGACACTACACAGTTCATGCAATCAGCTCCATGGTTGGGATTGGTACCAGGAAATGACGGGCAAGTGAAGCATGCCTACTCTGATAATACTCCATTTACCACACTGCTCAGTGCTGCCACCAGTGCAGTTGCATCGAGTCCTGCATGCGCAAATCCATCTTCATATCTTGTCATGTCAAAGCAGGCTGAAGCTGCTAGTAAGTCCATATTAAATGACGTTTTTTTGCTTGTTATCTTTCAGAAAAAACGATAAAGTTTGTGGACGCTTACCCTCCAGATTAGGCATCTCAATTAGTAGAGCTGGTTTTTCTTGTAATGAAATCAATAGTGCTAGTTAGGCCTTCGCTTGGATGGGTTCAGAACAGGTGGGGTCTCACCCTAATCCTATCTGAAAACTAAAATTTGGTTTAAATCAAACCCCTCCCGCCCCATCCAAGTGGAGCCTTAAAGCATGCGAATCTGTGTTTTTCTTATCTACTGCTTTTACCATGTTACGAGTTTGGATTAAACTTCTCTTTGCAATAGGCCTATTGTACAAGTCAAATCTCAACTCAGGGAGCGTGCTGGAGTATGCTCTTGCTTTCACAAGTGCTGCCCTGGATAGACATTACAGCAAATGGAGTGCAACTCCAAAGACAGGTTTCATTGACATAACCACATCGAAGGACTTCTATCGTGTTTTTAGTGGTCTTCAGTATGTAAGTAAACTCTGTTGTGCCCATCATCTACAGCTTTTTAGCTGCAGCTTCTGAATGTTTGTTGCACCTATTTAAAAAATAACTGCATAGATAACAAATCATTTCTCTCCGTAGCCTCTACCTTGTACCGATTGCTCTTTTTTCTGGCTTTAGCAGTTCTACTTCCTCTGCCATGGCATAAAACTTCAGAGCTATTGATGACTTTCTTTCATGATTGCAGTATAGTTTTAGTGCCTCATCCTTTTGCAGTGACTGAGTAAGTAGATTTTTGCTTCTCATCTTATCCAGAGCTACTTGGAAGATAGCATGACCAATCCTTCAAAGAAACGAGAAATGTTGGGCGACTCTGTAGCATGGGCTGGCTGTACAATCATGTACTTGCTGGGGCAGCAGCTACATTTCGAGCTATTCGATTTCTCCTACCAATTTCTCAACGTGGCAGAAATAGAAACCGCGACAGTTTCACTTTATCAACCCGCGGATAGGAGCAAAAGCCCAAATATCTTCCAGGTGAGATCACTTCCTACTTTCCCAGCCTGAAGTTAAAGACACTCTCAATATTTTATCTCAGTCGATTTTGGAGATTCACATTGCTTTTGCTTATGGTGTTTGCGAGAAGGGCTACGAGGTCATCCTTGAAGCGATGAGGAAGGCTAGGAGGCTGAACAACCACGTGTTCTCCATGTTGAGAGCGCGGTGCCCCCTCGAGGACAAGGTTGCGTGTGCCATCAAGCCGAGTGGGGCGCCCCTTCACCGTATGAAGTTTAGCAACACAGTTTCTGCATTCGAGACATTGCCACAGAGAGCGAACTCGTAGTTACCAGGCGGATGTGTgtgttttttttttcctttcgggTCTTATCTCGTATGTATGTGAGCTCATGTATTTGTGTCGTTATGGACCTAATGTATATATACTTCTATGTAACTGTAGTCATTAACGCTGAACCCAGACAATTTAGTAAATAGTGTATCTTATGGATCTAGATTGCAATTTGAGCCTAATAATAGCTGTTGATATCCTAATATGTGGCGTTCCGAAAGGACATGCGACCAATATGTTATTACTGCTATATCTGCAATAGTAATTTAACCCATAGCTGCAAGCATATGTTCTAAAGTGGCAATTAAATACGAAAGCAGCAGAGGCGCGCCGCTCGCTGATCACCCACGGCCAGCAGACTTGCATGAGGTTGTTGATTAGCATCCAAAAGAACGTTCATATGCATGGTGGTGGTTTTGTATGCCATAATCCACAAATGAATTAATGTAGAGTATCAGCCAAAGTCTTGTCTTAACCCGTCAAAGTATGCCCTACATCTTGAAACAGATTGGAGTACAAATATTAGTATTTCCAAActtgtactaaatcagcgacatTTAGGCCGTGTTTGGAATCTCTCCGCTCCCCTCAACAACGCGGAGCTCGGTTTGAGCTGCTCCTTAAGAGGCTGCAGCAGCCTGCTCCGCTCTAGGAGCTGAGTCGCGGGAGCGAAGAGAAACCGAACAAGCTCTTGTTTTGCGagtggagggagtatgatgtactACTGTAAATACAGTATCTGTATGTAGCAAACATGACACGTATAGCAGGAATTAGTACATCATCTCAATGACTGGGAGCTGCCTCCAAACCTAAACCTAAACAGACACTCCCACATGCATCTGCAAGAACATCACGAGACACGAGTTCATGCGCACGCATTCTCCGCCTGTATCAGCAACTTTTGCCTGTCCAATCAATAATGGTGATCAGCACATAGCTAGCATCGGCATATATTGGATTCCGGAGCTAGCAGCTCAGTTTATTACTAATAATATAACAGCGTAGTACTACGCACTAGCTTTTGGAGCTGTTTCTGTCAGCCTAAAAAGTCTGAAAAGGAGTGTGTCTGCTGTTAGCGCATGAGTTCTCTACAAGAAACACCTGACCGCGTCATTCTATCAGAAAGAGGACACAGAAAATAATAGTACTATAATGAAGGGAACCCTAAAGTTACTTTGTGGACGTCCCCGGTGTGACCTTCAGCACCACATACGCCATCGATTCCGAGGAATCATTCATGTGATCGAGCAGGCATATGTATGTGCATGCCTGTGGGTAGTACTAGTTGATAAAGATATCGTACTGCTCTAGTTCATAAAGATAATACGAGATAAATAAAGAAGTCTAGTGCAGTACCACCAACGAAAAGTTCTTCACACGACAATAATGTAGCTTGCTTCGTTCGGTACTCCATCTTGGATAAAGTTGAAAAAAGAGGAAATTCTGTCCTTCGATTATAATTGAGATTTTTATTcatggtaatacgtgtctcatCAATATCATAGTATAAGTTATGTAGACATCGACATTGACAAAACTAAAAAGATAGAACCCTTTGCATTAAGGACCACCATCCAACAAGGAAAACTAGAATCAAAACTGAAGAATCCCGTGAGCTTGACACCTACCTGCCTCCGGCGCCACCACAACAGGCACCAATGGAAAATATGACGGATCACCTCCTCACCTGAGCTCGACACGGCTCCATtgctgatatgcagctttgcggaccttCAAGGTGGCTCACCAAAGGCGAAGCCATTGCCGTTGAATGAATCAGACCGGAAAAACACTCCAGAAATGCCATCGAACTCTAGATCTGGCACCCCCACTCGAAGAAAACGTTAGAGGAGGAAACCATACCTGCCAACCGCCAACCACGACCCCATCACACGATCCGATGTCTTTCAGATGCCGCCAACGCAAaccacaatctgcatccgctcctggactacctcccaaACTCCGCGTCGACGCTGGAGTAGACACCGCGGTGGAGCCCGAGGACACAAGTCCACCGCAAGGATACCGCCATCGCCACGACATCCCCTCTTGAAGAGACTAGTTTCCAAGTCCATCACCAACTATAGAGGCGATCGCCTTGCCGGGGAAGGATCTGGTGATTCTTTATTcagcgtcgccgtcgccgctgctGCTGTCGAAGCCAAGACCTCAAACAACCCAAAACCTAAGCTACTAGGGCCCTAAAACCTAAAGCTAGGACAATCCACGCGCACGGGATCCGACGACCCCCCTCACCACCGACAACCGAGAGGTCATCGACGGAGGGGAGCCGTCGGAAGACGCCCGAAAGGCTAGGCTCTcttggcggcggctagggtttctaGTCGCTTGTCTCCAGAGGGAAAAACAACTCGAAAGAGGGTCTTTCCAATCGAGATTCACGGCTAGTTCTAATGGATCGTGTGTTGATTGTGGGTATTTTTTTCCAACAATACGTTGTATATACCCGCTGTTAGACTCTGTATATACTGGGCCCCATGTGTAATTGTATTGTACATTGTTATGTACCTCTCTATATAATGAAAAGGTCACCCCACGTTGGAGGTGAGCCACAAACCCTAAAACCCTTGTCTAATATGGTATCTGACCTAACGATCTAATGTCTTCCGCTCCGCCTCtgccgccagccgccgccgccgcgtcaaGCGCCGCCGACACCGCGGCTTCCTTCCCCGCCCTTCTGCCGCCGGCCTCGGTCTGCATGGATCACTCGTTCCTCCCGCCGTCCCTCGCGCGTCTCCTCAATGGCGGGACTGCGCCCTACACGGCGGATGGATCGCTCGCCCCCTGCAGACCCAATCGGCGGGGTCCCTCTTCGCCGGCCCGGTGTCATCGTTGTACGCTGGCGTATCGTCCTCATCGCCCGCTGCTTCGGCCCGGTcccagccaccgccgccgcctccgcctgcCACGCACTCCCTggtgcccgcgccgccgccatcGACTGCATGCACCCGATGGTGCGTGCGGTCGCACCTACTCCGGCTGCCTCCATCTACACCGCAGCCGGCCCTGTCGTTGCCGACGtcgcccatgtgaatcatggcgGCTCTGGTGGCTACCCGCTGTATGCGGCCCCGTACGCCCCGCCGCCACCCGCGCGTCCTTCCTACGGCGCGTACCCTGGCCAGGGCTCGTATCCGGCTCCGCCGCCTTATGGTGCATCCTACGCATACGGTGCCCAACACATGTACGCACCGCCCGCGGCTCCGTCTGCACCGATGCCCTCTCCCGTGCCATATGTGGATGTTGAAGCTGCTCTGGCCGCGATCTCCTCGCCGCCGTTTTTGTTCTCGCACCTCCTTCCAGTGAAACTTAAATCGGACAATTATTTGTACTGGCGTGCTCAGGTGCTACCTCTCCTTCGCAGCCATTATTTGGAGGGGTTCGTCAATGGCACCTTGCCGTGTCCGCCGCCACAGCATCCGATGTTCTGTGCGTGGATCGCTCAGGA
This genomic window from Aegilops tauschii subsp. strangulata cultivar AL8/78 chromosome 4, Aet v6.0, whole genome shotgun sequence contains:
- the LOC109755736 gene encoding protein PIR, with the translated sequence MAIPVEEAIAALSTFSLEDEQPDVQGLAVLLSSERYATNSPIEYSDVAAYRLSLGEDTKAINQLNALIQEGKEMASLLYTYRSCVKALPQLPDSMKHSQADLYLETYQVLDLEMSRLREIQRWQASAASKLAADMQRFSRPERLVNGPTVTHFWSMLKLLDVLLQLDHLKNAKASIPNDFSWYKRTFTQVSTQWQDTDTMREELDDLQIFLSTRWAILLNLHAEMFRTNTVEDILQVLIVFCVESLELDFALLFPERHTLLRVLPVLVVLATSSEKESESLYKRVKINRLLNIFKNDPVIPAFPDLHLSPAAMLKELSSYFQNFSSQIRLLTLPAPHEIPPRELQDYQRHYLILNHMGTIRAEHDDFSIRFASAMNQMITLKSSDGADNDWSRDIKGNMYDTVVEGFQLLSRWTGRIWEQCAWKFSRPCKEPPISDSQQDSATFFDYEKVVRWNYTAEERRALLELIGYIKSIGLMMQHCDTLVSEALWETIHMEVQDFVQDKLDTMLRTTFRKKKDLSRILSDMRTLSADWMANTSKADPEQHSLHQETEEMRQSTFYPRPVAPTAAQIHCLQFLICELVSGGNLRKPGGLFGNSSSGIPVEDLKQLETFFYKLSFFLHILDFTATIGTLTDLGFLWFREFYLESSRVIQFPIECSLPWMLVDHVIESQDAGLLESILIPLDLYNDSAQHALTYLKQRFLYDEIEAEVDLSFDLLVQKLNEVIFTYYKSCAASTLLDSSFTYACDDGEKYFVKPLRFDAIFKLRRVMILGRTIDLRSLITQRMNKLFRENIDFLLERFEYGDLCGVVELQQLLDILELTHQSISRFLELDSYSLMISEMQENLSLVSYSSRISSQIWNEMQTDFLPNFILCNTTQRFVRSLKGAHHSSQRSDASTGKPYFYCGSHDLTMAYQGLAGLYRDFFGIPHMFAVVKLLGSRSLPGIIRALLDHISSKITAMVPKVTGLQEALPKSIGLLSFDGGIAGCQKIIHEILTWEAKSDVKVEVLHDLKEIGSALYWMSLLDIVLRQIDTTQFMQSAPWLGLVPGNDGQVKHAYSDNTPFTTLLSAATSAVASSPACANPSSYLVMSKQAEAASLLYKSNLNSGSVLEYALAFTSAALDRHYSKWSATPKTGFIDITTSKDFYRVFSGLQYSYLEDSMTNPSKKREMLGDSVAWAGCTIMYLLGQQLHFELFDFSYQFLNVAEIETATVSLYQPADRSKSPNIFQGYEVILEAMRKARRLNNHVFSMLRARCPLEDKVACAIKPSGAPLHRMKFSNTVSAFETLPQRANS